The following are from one region of the Channa argus isolate prfri chromosome 6, Channa argus male v1.0, whole genome shotgun sequence genome:
- the mlnr gene encoding growth hormone secretagogue receptor type 1, producing MPWTRVQVDPHAGGAEAMDQYNIDDHHYEGSLFPTSTLIPVTVICMLIFIVGVTGNTMTILIIQHFKDMKTTTNLYLSSMAVSDLIIFLCLPFDLYRLWKYVPWLFGETVCRFYHYVFEGCTSATILHITALSIERYLAIGFPLKSKVVVTRRRVQYIILSLWGFALVSAGPTLFLVGVEYDNDTHPDYGTRQCKHTSYAISSGQLHIMIWVSTTYFFCPMLCLIFLYGSIGCKLWRSKNDLQGPCSLVRERSHRQTVKILVVVMLAFIICWLPYHIGRNLFAQVDDYETAMLSQKFNMASMVLCYLSASINPVVYNLMSRKYRAAAKRLFLLRQRPTQDRRGQRQLCVTEHVSTMNESLTGV from the exons ATGCCCTGGACCAGAGTGCAGGTGGACCCTCATGCTGGGGGAGCAGAGGCCATGGATCAGTATAACATAGACGACCACCACTATGAGGGCTCTCTGTTCCCCACCTCCACCCTCATCCCTGTCACTGTCATCTGCATGCTTATTTTCATCGTCGGGGTGACGGGCAACACCATGACCATCCTCATCATCCAGCACTTTAAGGACATGAAAACTACTACCAACCTCTACCTGTCCAGCATGGCGGTGTCTGAcctcatcatcttcctctgTTTGCCCTTTGACCTCTATCGCCTGTGGAAGTACGTGCCCTGGCTGTTTGGGGAGACAGTGTGTCGCTTCTATCATTACGTCTTCGAGGGCTGCACGTCAGCTACCATCCTGCACATTACAGCCCTGAGCATCGAGCGCTACCTGGCCATCGGGTTCCCACTCAAGAGCAAGGTGGTGGTGACCAGACGCAGGGTCCAGTACATCATCCTCTCCCTGTGGGGGTTCGCTCTGGTTTCTGCAGGTCCCACACTCTTCCTGGTTGGGGTGGAATATGACAATGACACACACCCAGACTACGGCACACGGCAGTGCAAACACACCAGCTATGCCATCAGCTCTGGACAGCTGCACATCATGATCTGGGTGTCCACCACCTACTTCTTCTGCCCGATGCTCTGTCTCATCTTCCTCTATGGCTCCATTGGGTGCAAGTTGTGGAGAAGCAAAAATGACCTGCAAGGGCCCTGTTCTTTGGTCCGAGAAAGGTCACACAGGCAAACAGTCAAGATCTTGG TGGTGGTGATGCTGGCCTTCATCATCTGCTGGCTGCCGTATCACATCGGTAGGAACCTTTTCGCCCAAGTTGATGACTATGAAACAGCCATGTTGAGCCAGAAATTCAATATGGCCTCCATGGTGCTGTGCTACCTCAGCGCCTCCATCAACCCTGTCGTATACAACCTCATGTCCCGGAAGTACAGGGCTGCAGCCAAGCGCCTCTTTCTTCTGCGCCAGCGTCCCACACAGGATCGCCGTGGCCAGAGACAGCTCTGTGTGACAGAGCACGTCTCCACCATGAATGAAAGCCTGACAGGCGTGTGA
- the zgc:153184 gene encoding capZ-interacting protein isoform X3 gives MEDSPSKPSVAELAGRLEGHVQPMSSSNDEMPRRPPCSLKLQLQKNDNKLDKTAASPNPFKVKMKNSPTIGKLQANLALSPTALLPSPKTPEVKLQLAPLPPTTPGSPLSPTLQPSQLSTEEEDPISFDSPPDSATLQSINKTRARLSFKRRLPTRQHRRSAVEEAGPLGSSLSSCELYSPKDDKDQDEVFERTPEEDECRQPGSLEEAEDTNMDCEKTEDKVTKSDPDNKVDVEEERALEQDQSSEPLEAEQQPLKQTEGDVTAEEKQEEMVEEAQQGGSDEV, from the exons ATGGAG GATTCTCCATCTAAACCATCTGTGGCTGAGCTGGCTGGAAGGTTGGAAGGTCACGTTCAACCGATGTCCTCTTCAAATGACGAG ATGCCAAGAAGGCCTCCGTGTTCCCTGAAGTTGCAACTtcaaaaaaatgataataaattaGAT AAAACTGCTGCTTCCCCCAATCCCTTcaaagtgaaaatgaagaaCTCCCCCACCATTGGGAAACTGCAG GCCAATCTCGCTCTTTCACCCACGGCTCTGCTGCCTTCACCCAAAACTCCTGAGGTGAAACTGCAGCTGGCGCCGTTGCCTCCCACTACACCCGGCAGCCCCCTGAGCCCCACCCTGCAGCCCTCGCAACTGTCCACCGAGGAAGAGGATCCCATCAGCTTCGACAGCCCTCCTGACAGTGCCACACTGCAGAGCATCAACAAG ACCCGTGCACGATTATCATTCAAGAGGCGCCTGCCTACAAGACAGCACAGGAGGTCAGCTGTAGAGGAGGCGGGACCTTTGGGGAGCAGTCTGTCCTCATGTGAACTGTACAGCCCAAAAGACGACAAGGACCAGGACGAGGTTTTCGAAAGGACACCAGAGGAAGATGAATGCAGGCAACCGGGGAGTCTGGAAGAAGCAGAAGACACGAACATGGACtgtgaaaagacagaggacaagGTAACAAAGAGTGACCCGGATAACAAAGTAGATGTGGAGGAGGAACGGGCATTGGAACAAGACCAGAGCTCAGAGCCTTTGGAGGCGGAACAACAACCTCTCAAGCAGACAGAGGGCGATGTCACGGCAGAAGAGAAGCAAGAGGAGATGGTTGAGGAGGCACAGCAAGGGGGAAGTGATGAGGTGTGA
- the zgc:153184 gene encoding capZ-interacting protein isoform X1, giving the protein MLSCFPYLPGGVHLAYVVKSLLCILHNPQTCRKKTDFGCSPRCTSPQVNRGHNVFSCSQDSPSKPSVAELAGRLEGHVQPMSSSNDEMPRRPPCSLKLQLQKNDNKLDKTAASPNPFKVKMKNSPTIGKLQANLALSPTALLPSPKTPEVKLQLAPLPPTTPGSPLSPTLQPSQLSTEEEDPISFDSPPDSATLQSINKTRARLSFKRRLPTRQHRRSAVEEAGPLGSSLSSCELYSPKDDKDQDEVFERTPEEDECRQPGSLEEAEDTNMDCEKTEDKVTKSDPDNKVDVEEERALEQDQSSEPLEAEQQPLKQTEGDVTAEEKQEEMVEEAQQGGSDEV; this is encoded by the exons ATGCTTTCATGCTTTCCATATTTACCTGGTGGGGTGCACCTAGCATATGTGGTTAAAAGTCTACTTTGCATCTTGCACAACCCGCAAACCTGTAGGAAAAAGACGGATTTCGGATGTAGCCCGAGATGTACCTCCCCCCAAGTCAATCGCGGACACAACGTGTTCTCTTGTTCACAG GATTCTCCATCTAAACCATCTGTGGCTGAGCTGGCTGGAAGGTTGGAAGGTCACGTTCAACCGATGTCCTCTTCAAATGACGAG ATGCCAAGAAGGCCTCCGTGTTCCCTGAAGTTGCAACTtcaaaaaaatgataataaattaGAT AAAACTGCTGCTTCCCCCAATCCCTTcaaagtgaaaatgaagaaCTCCCCCACCATTGGGAAACTGCAG GCCAATCTCGCTCTTTCACCCACGGCTCTGCTGCCTTCACCCAAAACTCCTGAGGTGAAACTGCAGCTGGCGCCGTTGCCTCCCACTACACCCGGCAGCCCCCTGAGCCCCACCCTGCAGCCCTCGCAACTGTCCACCGAGGAAGAGGATCCCATCAGCTTCGACAGCCCTCCTGACAGTGCCACACTGCAGAGCATCAACAAG ACCCGTGCACGATTATCATTCAAGAGGCGCCTGCCTACAAGACAGCACAGGAGGTCAGCTGTAGAGGAGGCGGGACCTTTGGGGAGCAGTCTGTCCTCATGTGAACTGTACAGCCCAAAAGACGACAAGGACCAGGACGAGGTTTTCGAAAGGACACCAGAGGAAGATGAATGCAGGCAACCGGGGAGTCTGGAAGAAGCAGAAGACACGAACATGGACtgtgaaaagacagaggacaagGTAACAAAGAGTGACCCGGATAACAAAGTAGATGTGGAGGAGGAACGGGCATTGGAACAAGACCAGAGCTCAGAGCCTTTGGAGGCGGAACAACAACCTCTCAAGCAGACAGAGGGCGATGTCACGGCAGAAGAGAAGCAAGAGGAGATGGTTGAGGAGGCACAGCAAGGGGGAAGTGATGAGGTGTGA
- the zgc:153184 gene encoding capZ-interacting protein isoform X2, with translation MLSCFPYLPGGVHLAYVVKSLLCILHNPQTCRKKTDFGCSPRCTSPQVNRGHNVFSCSQDSPSKPSVAELAGRLEGHVQPMSSSNDEKTAASPNPFKVKMKNSPTIGKLQANLALSPTALLPSPKTPEVKLQLAPLPPTTPGSPLSPTLQPSQLSTEEEDPISFDSPPDSATLQSINKTRARLSFKRRLPTRQHRRSAVEEAGPLGSSLSSCELYSPKDDKDQDEVFERTPEEDECRQPGSLEEAEDTNMDCEKTEDKVTKSDPDNKVDVEEERALEQDQSSEPLEAEQQPLKQTEGDVTAEEKQEEMVEEAQQGGSDEV, from the exons ATGCTTTCATGCTTTCCATATTTACCTGGTGGGGTGCACCTAGCATATGTGGTTAAAAGTCTACTTTGCATCTTGCACAACCCGCAAACCTGTAGGAAAAAGACGGATTTCGGATGTAGCCCGAGATGTACCTCCCCCCAAGTCAATCGCGGACACAACGTGTTCTCTTGTTCACAG GATTCTCCATCTAAACCATCTGTGGCTGAGCTGGCTGGAAGGTTGGAAGGTCACGTTCAACCGATGTCCTCTTCAAATGACGAG AAAACTGCTGCTTCCCCCAATCCCTTcaaagtgaaaatgaagaaCTCCCCCACCATTGGGAAACTGCAG GCCAATCTCGCTCTTTCACCCACGGCTCTGCTGCCTTCACCCAAAACTCCTGAGGTGAAACTGCAGCTGGCGCCGTTGCCTCCCACTACACCCGGCAGCCCCCTGAGCCCCACCCTGCAGCCCTCGCAACTGTCCACCGAGGAAGAGGATCCCATCAGCTTCGACAGCCCTCCTGACAGTGCCACACTGCAGAGCATCAACAAG ACCCGTGCACGATTATCATTCAAGAGGCGCCTGCCTACAAGACAGCACAGGAGGTCAGCTGTAGAGGAGGCGGGACCTTTGGGGAGCAGTCTGTCCTCATGTGAACTGTACAGCCCAAAAGACGACAAGGACCAGGACGAGGTTTTCGAAAGGACACCAGAGGAAGATGAATGCAGGCAACCGGGGAGTCTGGAAGAAGCAGAAGACACGAACATGGACtgtgaaaagacagaggacaagGTAACAAAGAGTGACCCGGATAACAAAGTAGATGTGGAGGAGGAACGGGCATTGGAACAAGACCAGAGCTCAGAGCCTTTGGAGGCGGAACAACAACCTCTCAAGCAGACAGAGGGCGATGTCACGGCAGAAGAGAAGCAAGAGGAGATGGTTGAGGAGGCACAGCAAGGGGGAAGTGATGAGGTGTGA
- the zgc:153184 gene encoding capZ-interacting protein isoform X4: protein MEDSPSKPSVAELAGRLEGHVQPMSSSNDEKTAASPNPFKVKMKNSPTIGKLQANLALSPTALLPSPKTPEVKLQLAPLPPTTPGSPLSPTLQPSQLSTEEEDPISFDSPPDSATLQSINKTRARLSFKRRLPTRQHRRSAVEEAGPLGSSLSSCELYSPKDDKDQDEVFERTPEEDECRQPGSLEEAEDTNMDCEKTEDKVTKSDPDNKVDVEEERALEQDQSSEPLEAEQQPLKQTEGDVTAEEKQEEMVEEAQQGGSDEV from the exons ATGGAG GATTCTCCATCTAAACCATCTGTGGCTGAGCTGGCTGGAAGGTTGGAAGGTCACGTTCAACCGATGTCCTCTTCAAATGACGAG AAAACTGCTGCTTCCCCCAATCCCTTcaaagtgaaaatgaagaaCTCCCCCACCATTGGGAAACTGCAG GCCAATCTCGCTCTTTCACCCACGGCTCTGCTGCCTTCACCCAAAACTCCTGAGGTGAAACTGCAGCTGGCGCCGTTGCCTCCCACTACACCCGGCAGCCCCCTGAGCCCCACCCTGCAGCCCTCGCAACTGTCCACCGAGGAAGAGGATCCCATCAGCTTCGACAGCCCTCCTGACAGTGCCACACTGCAGAGCATCAACAAG ACCCGTGCACGATTATCATTCAAGAGGCGCCTGCCTACAAGACAGCACAGGAGGTCAGCTGTAGAGGAGGCGGGACCTTTGGGGAGCAGTCTGTCCTCATGTGAACTGTACAGCCCAAAAGACGACAAGGACCAGGACGAGGTTTTCGAAAGGACACCAGAGGAAGATGAATGCAGGCAACCGGGGAGTCTGGAAGAAGCAGAAGACACGAACATGGACtgtgaaaagacagaggacaagGTAACAAAGAGTGACCCGGATAACAAAGTAGATGTGGAGGAGGAACGGGCATTGGAACAAGACCAGAGCTCAGAGCCTTTGGAGGCGGAACAACAACCTCTCAAGCAGACAGAGGGCGATGTCACGGCAGAAGAGAAGCAAGAGGAGATGGTTGAGGAGGCACAGCAAGGGGGAAGTGATGAGGTGTGA
- the zgc:153184 gene encoding capZ-interacting protein isoform X5 — MSSSNDEMPRRPPCSLKLQLQKNDNKLDKTAASPNPFKVKMKNSPTIGKLQANLALSPTALLPSPKTPEVKLQLAPLPPTTPGSPLSPTLQPSQLSTEEEDPISFDSPPDSATLQSINKTRARLSFKRRLPTRQHRRSAVEEAGPLGSSLSSCELYSPKDDKDQDEVFERTPEEDECRQPGSLEEAEDTNMDCEKTEDKVTKSDPDNKVDVEEERALEQDQSSEPLEAEQQPLKQTEGDVTAEEKQEEMVEEAQQGGSDEV, encoded by the exons ATGTCCTCTTCAAATGACGAG ATGCCAAGAAGGCCTCCGTGTTCCCTGAAGTTGCAACTtcaaaaaaatgataataaattaGAT AAAACTGCTGCTTCCCCCAATCCCTTcaaagtgaaaatgaagaaCTCCCCCACCATTGGGAAACTGCAG GCCAATCTCGCTCTTTCACCCACGGCTCTGCTGCCTTCACCCAAAACTCCTGAGGTGAAACTGCAGCTGGCGCCGTTGCCTCCCACTACACCCGGCAGCCCCCTGAGCCCCACCCTGCAGCCCTCGCAACTGTCCACCGAGGAAGAGGATCCCATCAGCTTCGACAGCCCTCCTGACAGTGCCACACTGCAGAGCATCAACAAG ACCCGTGCACGATTATCATTCAAGAGGCGCCTGCCTACAAGACAGCACAGGAGGTCAGCTGTAGAGGAGGCGGGACCTTTGGGGAGCAGTCTGTCCTCATGTGAACTGTACAGCCCAAAAGACGACAAGGACCAGGACGAGGTTTTCGAAAGGACACCAGAGGAAGATGAATGCAGGCAACCGGGGAGTCTGGAAGAAGCAGAAGACACGAACATGGACtgtgaaaagacagaggacaagGTAACAAAGAGTGACCCGGATAACAAAGTAGATGTGGAGGAGGAACGGGCATTGGAACAAGACCAGAGCTCAGAGCCTTTGGAGGCGGAACAACAACCTCTCAAGCAGACAGAGGGCGATGTCACGGCAGAAGAGAAGCAAGAGGAGATGGTTGAGGAGGCACAGCAAGGGGGAAGTGATGAGGTGTGA